ATTCTCGTTGATGCCCAGGAAAGTGTGCCGGTTCTGCGCCGCGATGATCGCGTCCACAGCCACCTTCACATTGCCATCGGTGGAGTTCTTGAAACCCACAGGAATGGACACGCCACTGGCCATGGTGCGGTGCGTCTGGGACTCGGTGGTGCGTGCACCAATGGCCCCCCACACCAGCAGATCCGCAATGTACTGGGGCACAAAAGGATCCAGCAGCTCGGTGGCCACTGGCACCCCGAGCTCATTGATTTTCAGCATCACTTCACGGGTCTTGCGCAGGCCCAGGTTGAAGTCGCTCTGGTAGTGCATCTCGGGATCGTGAATGAAACCACGCCAGCCCACCGTGGTGCGGGGCTTGTCCACGTACACCCGCATCACCAGAAACAGCTTGTCTTCCAGCTTCTCTTTCAGGGCCTTCAGGCGGGTGGCATACTCCACAGCCTGATCGATGTCATGGATGGAGCAGGGACCGGTGATCACCAGCAGACGGGGATCTTTCTTGGTCAAAATGTCTTCAATGATCTGACGGGACTCGAATACGGTTCTGTCTGCCTTATCGGTGCGGGGCAACTCTGCCTTGAGTTCCTTGGGGGTGATCAAAGGGCGCACCTCTGTGACGTGCAGGTTTTCCAGTTTATGCATCTCTGTCTCCTCAGCGACGTGAACGCTCTTGAAAAGCACAAAAAAACTGCGCCCGGTGTTCCCGAGCGCAGTGAATCCAGCAAAGCCTAGCGCACCCGGGAAGTTACCGAGCGAAATAATAAAAGCTGAAGCTAGGGGCTGGTCTTTGCGTGCTCATCTATCCTGATGCTAACGGTTCTGGATCCACAAGGCTGGGTTCAACCTAGACAGCGCGCTTAAAGGGGGTTCAGCAGAAGGCAAAAAGCCAGGGCACGTCTCCCCATTTGCCGAGAGCCGAGAGCATCAATGTGCAAAAGCTGCAGCGAGGTGTCAAATCCACAATGTTTAAGCAAAAGCTTTCTTTGCCCTCAGCCCCTGGTCCTCAGCTTCAAAGGGTCAGAATGTCCGCCCCTTTAGAGGTCACTGCAATGGTGTGCTCAAATTGCGCAGAGAGCGAGCCGTCTGCTGTCACCACAGTCCACTCATCGCTGAGGAGTTTGGTGGCGTAATGGCCTGCGTTGATCATGGGTTCGATGGTGAACACCATGCCCTCTTTCAGACGGGTGTTGTAGGTGCTGTTGAGGGAGCGGGAGTTGGGCACCCAGTGGGGAATGTCTGGCTGTTCGTGCAGTTTCTTGCCAATGCCGTGCCCGATGTACTCTCTGACCACACTGAAGCCTCTGGATTCTGCCATTTGCTGAATGGCGTAACCGATGTCTTTGATGTAAGAGCCAGGTTTGACGGTCTTGATGGCGGCTTCCAGGCATTCTCGGGTGGTGTCCACCAGTTTGCGGGCCAGGGGGGAAACATGGCCCACTGTGTAGGTGTAGCAGGCATCTCCGTAATAGCCGTCCCATTGCACCCCGATGTCCACACCCACAATGTCTCCCTCACGCAGGCGGTAAGGACTGGGGATGCCGTGGCAGATGCCTTCGTTGACAGCCACACAGATGGTGTTGGGGAAACCCCGGTAACCGATGTAGGCCGGAATGGCCCCTTTGGAGCGGATGAATTCTTCCGCAAGTCTGTCCAGTTCGAGCAGACTTGCACCAGGCCTGACAAAAGGTTCCAGGTAACGGAAGGTTTCCGCCACCAGTCCTCCGGCCCTGCGCAGTGCTTCGATGTCTGCATGGTTTTTCAGCGTGATCCGCGACATAAGGAATAGATTAGCAGACTGACCGCAGGCAAATGGAGCAAAAGTGGGTTTGCCTGTCTGGTCTTTGCTGGTCCTTGCAACCCCTTTGAGAGAAATCCCGTAGCCACTTGCAGATTGCGAGGAACTGAATGAACCTGCTGGGTCTTCCTTATTGGGTCTGGGGCATCTTGAGTTGTGGTGTGGCAGTGCTGTTTGTGTTTGTTTACCCGTACAAACCTCTGACTGGCATACGGTTTTTTTTGCAGCGCTGGGGGCACAGCCTGGTGTGGCTGTTTCTGGCTGCAGCCTGTTTTGTGGCCCCTTCCAGCCCGGATCTGGCCCGAAAACTGGCAGGGCTGGGAGGCCTGATGTATCTGGCCTTCATGCTGGGCACTTTTGCTTTTGGCTGATTGAGGTCACACCTGCAGCCTCACGGCCTTTTCAGCAGTGAGGCCTTTTTCATGGCTTCTGTGGGTTTTGCGGTCTGCTTGACCGTCAGGCCTCCAGAAGCTGACTGGGCAAAACTGAGCAGGAGATGGTTTTTGAGGTCCTCGCAAGACACCGTGTAACCCACTGCTGAATGTCTGGCACTTTCTTTTCTGGGAAAAAGGGTCACGGTGATGCTCTGGTTGGATGTGACACACCTGGAGTTCTCGGAGATCTTCTGCCAGGAATTCTGGTTTCCCAGAGGGTATTTCAGGCGTGTGCCATCTGGCAAGTCCAGGGTGATCAGCTGCAGGCTCTGGGGCTTTTTGAGGGTGTGTTCTTTGACGTAAACCACCAGTTCTGGCATCTGGGGGCTCAGGGCAGGAGCAGCATAAAAGGGGATCACAAATCTTTTTTCCTCCTGCACCACTGTAGTTTCTGCAAAGCTGCTGTGCATCAGGAAAATTCCCCTCAAAAAGCAGGAAAACCTCTGGTCAAAACATGCTGCAAAATCCCGCTGCCCTGTCGGTGACCCAGACCTGCAGAATTACAGGAAAACCCTGTCCGAAAGCACCAGACCTGACTTGCTTTCCTTTAAAGAGGTGATCCCCTCCTCAAAACCTGCACCTGCATGGTCTTCCAGAACCCATCCCTCAAGCAGAGCAACCCACTGGTGCAGGCTGAGGCAGCTGCCTTCAGTTTCCAGACGGTGGGCTTCAAATTCTCCCACGGCAGCACGGCTTTGCTGGTACAACGGGATGGAACGCTGGGGGATGGGACGGGAGAAAGGCAACTGAATTTTTCTGCTCAGGGTCTGGGCTGCACCCCACAACTGCAATGCCATGCGGGTTTGCTGGAAATGGGCTGTGAGTTCTGCCAGATGCTCCAGGGTGGCAGGCACCGATTGCAGCTGGTTCCAGTTGACTGCCAGTTTGAAGCTCTGCACAAAGTGCCGGGTGGCTTTCTCCAGGTGGCCCTGTGATCTGGCAATGCATGCCAGATCGTAATGGGAAACGGCCATTTCAAAGGTGTTGTCCAGTCGGTTCTTGGCCTCAATGCAGCGGGACATCCACAGGTAGGCTTCTTCATGTTTTCCAAGGTCGGTGGCCAGAATGCTCAGGCCTTCAAAGACGTAAGCGATGAAATGGTGCGTTCCCTGCTGCTGAATGAGGTGCAGGCTGTGCTGAAAACATTGTCCTGCCTGTTCAAAATCTCCTGCGATGCGAAACACATGCCCCATGCCCAGGTGGCTGAAGGATTGCTGGTGTTTGCAGGCTGCGGGCATCCGTGACATGACTGCCAGATTGTTCTGAAAGAAATTCTGGGCTTCTGGGATGCGGCCCTGGATCAGGTACATGGCCCCCAGACTGTTGCGGGCTGCACAGGCCGTGTGGAACACCTCATGCTGTTCGGCGTACTGCAAGCTGTCCAGGTAATGCTGCTCTGCCTCTGCAAATTGGCCCAGAAAGCGGGCAAGGTTTCCCTGATTCAACAGCAATTCCGCATAATGCTCTGGCTGGCGTTGCACTCCAGGCAGTTTTCGGACTTTGCTGAGCCATTCAAAGGCCTGCAAAGTCATGTTGCGGGTGACCCACAGCAGACACAGGGGTGTGAACAGGGGCAACAGGGTTTTGATGTCCTGAAGGTCAAAAAGATGCTGGCAGGCAATGTGCAGGTTGTCCTGTTCCTGGGTCAGTTTCTGCAGGACCAGTTGCTGGTTTGCCCCAAAAGCATAAGGATCGTGCTGATGCACGTAAGCCGCAAAATAGCGGGCATGGCTTTCTCGAATCTGCTGGACCACTTCTGGAAATGCCTGCTGCTTCTCCGCCACATATTCACGGATCAGTTCGTGCACCTCGAAGCGCTGGTCGCTGCCCCGCACCCGCCGCACCAGAGAATGGTCCACCAGGGAAAGCAAATCACGGTTGCTGATTCCCGTGATTTGCAGGGCAGACACCCTTTCAAAACTTCCCCGGAACACCATCAGTTTGCTGAGGGCATGTTGCAGATTTTCAGGGAGCAGCCGCCAGGAATGCTCAAAGACAATGCGCATCCCGGAATGCCTTTCAGGAAGTCCGGGCAGGGCTCCGGTCAGGAAGTCCAGGCTTTTATCCAGTTCATCTCGAATTTCGGTCCATCCCAGCAGCCGCCTCCAGGCTCCAGCCAGTTCCAGGCCCAGAGGAAGCCCCTCCACCCGCTGACAGATCTGGCCGGCAGCTTCCCAGTCTTCTGCAGTCCAGTCTGTGGGTCGCTGCACCCGATTGGAAGCTTCCAGCAGCAATTGGAGGGCAGGTGAAAGGGCAGGTGAAAGGGCATCTAGAGTTTCTGCAGCCTGCAAACCTCCCAGGGCATGCACGTGTTCTCCCATCACCCCCAGGCAGATGCGGCTGGTCAGCAGCACCTTCACTGCTGGCAGGTCATGCAGCCAGCGCACAAATTCACGGGCCTGGGGCAAAATCTGCTCCACATTGTCCAGAATCAAAAGTCTGGACTGATGCCCGAGGGTCTGGCGCAACTGGTCTTCCAGCAGGGGCATGGGAGAGGCGGACAGCCCCAGTTCCTGGGCCAGTTTCTGCAAGATGGGCTGGTCTGCTGGATGCCCCACCAGACTGAGAAAACAACCCTGCATCTGTGTTTGCCGGGCCACTTCCAGCGCAAGGCGGGTCTTCCCTGCCCCTCCCACTCCAGTCAGGGTGAGGATCTGGATGCCAGGGTCTGCCAGCTGTTTGAGGATGACCTGCAATTCCTGTTGCCTGCCCAGCAAGGAGGAAGTCTGCTGCATTGAAGGCACTGCGCGTTCTCCGGGGTGTTCACCTGATGCCACCACAGGAAACACAGCAGGGAATTTTTCTGCCCTGAGCCGTGCAAACAGCTGCTGGGTCTCGGTGCGGGGTTGCATCTGCAATTGCTGTTCGAGGTCACGCACAAACTTCAGGTAGCGTTCTGCAGCAGCATCCTGGTGGTCATTTCTGCAAGCCACGCGCAGGTAATCGCACAGCACATCTTCTGCCAGACCATCCTGTTCCAGAATGTCCTTCAGGACCTCCTCTGCTTTCTGGGGGTCCTGCTGCTGCAATTTCAGGGCGTGCTGGTGGGCAGCCGTTCTCCATTGGGATTGCAGTTTGAAGCGCTCCAGATCCAGCCATGCGGTAAATTCATCTGAGGCCTCTGTGGCACAGCCCATCAAAAGCAAGCCGTGGTGAATCTGGTGTGCCTCCTGCCAGTTGCGGCGGCTGTAAGCCAGGCGGAAGAGGTGCAGGTCACTGCCTTCAGTCCACCTCAGGCGATGGTTTTCCACTTCCATCTGGGGGGCCAGCCCCTGGTCTTTGATGCGCAAAATCAACTGCCTGAGGCGGGTGCGGGCCACACTGCCTTCTGCATCTGGCCACAGCACATGGGCCAGTTCTTCCCGCATGACCCAGTCTTCCTGGGCGGCCAGATAGGTCAGGAGCCACAGGGAGCGCTCGTTGGGCAGCGCCTGGGATTGCTGTCCCACCACCATCCTGGGCTGTCCCAGGCAACAGAAAAGCTGAGTTTGCTTGCGGGTTCTTTTCATAAAAACAGGGTTGAGGATTCAGGTCAGCAGAAATTCTGGTCAGGTCAACAAGCAGGACTGCCAGTGCATCCACAGACACACCAGCCACTTTCCACCACTTGCACCCACAGGCTGCTTTTCTGGATACAGTCTAACAAAAATGCACCCCAGTGCTGGATTAGGGGAATTCCCCATCGCAACTGAAGCCAATCTAAAATCGCTTAAAACAGCTGTTCCAAAAAGCATTTTTCAATTTACGCCCATTCTACAGCTGCCTCTTAAGATGGTCTCAGGTGAAAGGAAGAACCTGCACAAAGCACCTTCCCACTGAAGATCCAGACCCACTTTACTGTTTTGGAGGCACCCATGAACCTGAAAATGATTCTGCCCGCAGCCCTGCTGACCCTGACCCTCGCTGCCTGCTCCAGCACCCAGGTGCCCACCAGCACTGCCCCGGCAAGCAGCATCAGCGCCGAAGACCAGGCCCTGTTGCAAGAGCTGGAAGCCAATCAGCCTGAAGTCGCCAGAACCTTCCGGGAAGCCCTGCAGCAATCCCAGGAAGCCCAGGTGCAGACCCAGGGTGAAATCCAGGCCCAGAGCGTCACCTCGGTGATGGAATCCATCGCACTGGGCAGCAATTCCAATTACAACAGCAAATACAGCAGCCGGGGCAGCTACCCCTCCTATGACTGGAACCGCGATGGGTGTTCTGCCCCAAGCTGGGTTTCCGCCATCTTCGGAAATGCCAACAGCCGCTTCCGTCCGGCCTGCAACCAGCACGACTTTGGGTACCGCAACTACAAGAAATTCCACATGGCCAACGAATGGAACCGCCTGAAGATCGACAGCAAGTTCTACAGCAACATGCTCTCCATCTGCTCCAGCAATTACAGCTGGTACAACCCCCTGCGTTACGCCTGCAACAAGAGCGCCGAAACCTACTACAACGCTGTGCGGGTGGCCGGATGGTCCCACTACTACTGATACTGAGATTTTCAGAGGGCGAAAAGCTGAAGGCCAGACACCTGAAAAGCTCCAACAGAGCCCAGCAGATCAAACCAGCAGGATCCCAGAACTCAAACATTCTGGGATCCTGCTGGTTTTCACGTTCCTGAAATCACTTCAGGGCTTTTGGGGGATGCAAAACAGGAGGACGGATGCGTTTCTGCACCATGTCCCAGAGGATCAGCACCAGCACCAAAACCAGCCAGCCCCGGGTACCTTCGTCGGTGGCAGGGCTGATGAAGATGTTGCCCTTGACCACCCAGAAGGTGAGGAGCAGCAAAAACCCTGCACTGGTCGCCAGGTCCAGCCTGCGGGTCAGGGTGGTCCAGCGTCCTTCACGCCACACAGCAGCATGAACGCCAAAAGAAGCGGTCCAGAGCAGCAGAGCGAGAAGGCCCTGAATGGGAAGGAAATCTGGGTGGAAAGCCAGCACCTCAGGCAAAACCCCTGGCAGGGATTTCACGAGGTAGGGCAAGCTGACCATCAGGGCCACCGCCAGAGCGAAACCCAGCAAACCCACAGCCCACACAGGTCGAGACACCCGCTCTGTCTGGGCAAGGCGAGGGGACCACTGGGAACGGATCAGGCCCTGGGCTTGCAGGAAATGGGCCAGCAGGGAGAACATCACCACAAAACCCGGAATCCAGAAAGCCCCCAGTCCAGCCCCAAACCACCAGCGGGCGAGCGACTGTCCAGTAAACACTTCAGGCAGGGTCAGTGCCCATTGCAACGCCATCCCGGTGAGGGACACCAGCAGAAAAGGCCGGGTCTGGTTTCCAGGGAGGAAAGCTGGGATGGGAGGCTGGTAACGCTGGGCGACTTCTTCAGGGTGCCCGAAGCGCCTGAGCATGTTCAGGGTCATGGGGGCTGTGGGATCTGTTCCCTGCTGCTGGGCCTCTTCCTGCAGCATTTCGGCCAGCAGACCCCGCAGTTCAAAACCCATTTCGTTGCGGTCTTTTGAAGGGAGGTGCCGGATCACGTCCCGAACGTAGGCTTCAATGATCTCCTGTGGATTCATGTGCTTTCCTCCTTCAGCAAGCCCGTCAGGGATGCATTCAGGGCATTCCATGAGGCCGTGAGTTGCCTGAGCAGGGCTTCACCCTGCGCGTTGAGCTGGTAGTACCGTCTGGGCTGACCGTCATCGGTGCGCCATTCGGACTGCAGATGACCCTGACTTTCCAGGCGGCGCAGCAGCGGGTAAAGGGTGCCTTCTTCGATGGGCAGGTTCTGCTGGGCGAGGGCCTGACGCAGGGAGTAACCGTATTGTGGCTGCCTGAGCTGGGACAGCACAGCCAGCACCAGCACGCCCCTGCGCATTTCGAGTTCCAGTTTGGGAGAGGGGACTTCATCCATGTTCATTCCAGTCATTCTGTCACCTGATGCTGTGTGCCACCCTGTACTGTTTATCACATGGTACTGTGCGAGACACAGTACGTCAAGTCTGGTTTTTCGTGAGCTGCTCTTGTCCGCTCCAATTCTGCTCACCCACACGTTGAAAACCAAAAGAAGCAGTCCTTCCAGACATCGGAGGACTGCTTCTTTTTTACTGACTGATTATTCGTACAGGCCGTAACTGACCAGTTTGACTTCCAGGTACTCCATCAGGCCCCAGATGCCCCCTTCGCGTCCAACCCCGGAGAATTTGGTGCCTCCGAAAGGAACGTGTGGGCTGGCTGCGCTGGGCACCCCGTCGTTGACCCCGACAATGCCGTAATCGAGGGCTTCCGACACTTTGAAGCCCGTGGCGATGTCCTTGGTCCACAGGTAAGCTGCAAGGCCAAAAGGGGTGTTGTTGGCCAGTTCGATGGCTTCTTCGGTGGTCTTGAAGGTGGAGATGGCCGCCACAGGCCCGAAGGTCTCCTCGTTCATGATCAACATGTCTGCAGTGACATTGGAAAGCACGGTGGGAGCGTAAAAGAGTCCTCCCAGGCTTTCCCCTCCAAGGTCCAGGGTTGCGCCCCTGTCCACAGCGTCCTGCACGTGACGCTGGACTTTTTTCAGGCCCTGTTCTTCCACCAGGGGGCCAATGCTGGTGGTCTGTTCGATGGGGTTGCCCACCTTGAGGGTTTTGACTTTCTCGACCAGTTTGGCGGTGAAGGCTTCTGCAATGTCTTCATGCACGTACAGGCGGTTGATGCACACGCAGGTCTGGCCCGCATTGCGGTACTTGGCCAGCATCACTTCCTTGACGGCCAGATCGAGGTCTGCGTCCGGGAAGATGATGAAAGGAGCGTGTCCTCCCAGCTCAAAGGAGATGCGCTTGAGGGTCTGGGCGGCCTGGGCATACAGAATTCGCCCGACTTCCGTGCTGCCCGTGAAGGTGATCTTGCGGCAGTCCGGGCTGTCAATGAAGGGTTTGCTGACCGGAACGGGATCCAGAGCAGGCAAAACCTGGAAGGTGCCTTTCGGACCTCCGGCTTCTTCCCACAATTCGGCAAGGTACAGGGCGGTGACAGGGCTTTGCTCTGCAGGTTTCAGAACCATCACGCAGCCTGCAGCCAGCGCAGGGGCAACTTTGCGGGTCACCATGCCAGCCGGGAAATTCCAGGGGGTCACGGCATAACACACCCCGACAGGCTCGTAGCGGGCCATGGCGCGTTTGTGGTCGAAAGGCATGTGCAGCATTTCGCCTGCATTGCGTTTGCCTTCCTCTGCGTACCATTCTGCAAAGCTTGCAGCGTATTTGACCTCACCACGGGTTTCGATGATGGGTTTGCCCATCTCCAAGGTCATGATGCGGGCCAGTTTTTCGCTGTTCTCGTGCATCAGGGCGGCCCATTTCGCGATGATTTTTCCGCGCTCAAAGGGATTGACTTTTTTCCAGACCTTGTAGCCTTCCAGAGCGGCCTGGAGTGCTGCTTCTGCTTGCTGGGCACCACAATCTGCCACTTCAAAGAGCTTTTCTGCAGTAGCAGGATTGCTGATGGTGAAGGTGCGACCTGTGGAAATCCACTGTCCGTTGATGTAAGCCTGGGTCGGGTAATCCAGTACCTGGGTGGTCATGATGGGTGCTCCTCTGCAAGGATGGTTCTGAGAATTCGGGCTTCCGGGTGGTCCGGGGCATGGCTGAGCAGCACAAAATCTGCTTTTTTGCCTGCCTCCAGGGTGCCGTACAAATCCTGCTGTTGCTGGGCTTTTGCCCCTCCCAGCGTGTAAGCTTCCACCGCTTCTGAGAGGGTGAGGTTGTTTTCTGGACGCATGCCTTCATGGGTGGCTGCACGGATGCCTTCCAGCACCCGCAGTTCCTTGACCACCGGACCATCGCTGGAGAGGGCCACGGTGAGTCCAGCATCCAGCATCTGTCTGAGGTTATAACACCTTGGCTTGAAACTTTCAGGGAGGTAACGCTCAAAGTTGATGCGCAGTTCCCGCAGAAAGATTGCCTGGGGCACCACGATGATGCCCAGGTCATGGGCCAGTTGCAGGTGTTCAGGACCGGGCAGCCCAAAATGCTCGATGCGGTGCCGAACTTCGCTGGGATGTTCAAAGTAAAGCCTCTGGTAAATGCCCAGCACCTGATCCAGTGTGCGGTCCCCGATGGCGTGGGTTCCAATCTGAAATCCGGCCAGATGGGCTTCTTTCATCAGGGCGTAAAGTTCTTCGGTGTCAAAGCGCAAAACGCCCTGTGAAGGCTCCGGGGTGTTCTGGTAAGGCACACTTAAAGCCGCAGTTGCCCCGGAAAGCCCACCATCAGCAAAGAACTTCACCGATTTGACCCTCAGGAAGGGATGGTCAAAGGGTTCTGGCAGAGGGTAAGTTTCCTTGCCCCCATCGGGCCTGCGGATGAACAGGACATTCACCCGGATGGGCAGCTCTCCCCTTGCTGCAAGGTTTTTGTAGGCCTGCAGGAGGGGCGGATCCACGGCAGGATCGGTGGCATGGGTGCAGCCCTGATCCCGCAGGTGCTCACACCCGGCCAAAACCCAGCGTTCGTAGTCCTGCACGCTGGGTTTTGGCATGGCTTTCTGGATCAGGCCCAGCGCGGTTTCCAGCAGCAGGCCGTTTTCAAAATGCACCTCACCGCCTGGAGGGTTGGGGGTGTCCCCATCAATTCCAGCCAGCGAAAAGGCCAGCGAATTGGCTGCATGGATGTGGGCACAGGTGCGGGTCAGCAAGATGGGGTTTTCCGGGGCAATCTGGTCCAGTTCCGTTCTTAAAGGAGGCCGTTTTTCCTGCAGGCTCGCTTCATTCCAGCCTCTGGCGTACAGCCATTCACCGGGTTTCAGGGTCTTTAAGCGCTCCTGAATGGCCGAAAACAAATCTGGCAGGGTCTGGATGCCCCTGAGGTCCAGGGTGGTGGTCCTCAGTTGCCCGACCTTCCAGATGTGCACGTGGGCATCGTTGAAACCGGGGAGCAGGTGGGCACCTTCAAGGTCAACGACCTGATCTGCTTCACCTGTCTGACCCAATGCCTCGATCCAGCCCTCTTTGACCAGAATGGAGGTGACATCACTGCCCCAGATCCGGGCGTTCTTGTAGAGGGTGGTCATGCCATCCGCTCCGGGTTCTTCCAGACGATGAAGACCCCGTAATTGCCGCAACTGGGATCTTCAAGGTAATCGGGGATGATGCCGTGCACCTGATAGCCCCGTTTCAGTTGCACACTCAGCACCGGGTCCCGCAGTTCCCCGGCCATCACCTTCTGCACGTACTCTTCAATCAGGAGGTCCCGGTGCTGGTGGTACCCTTTGGGCATCGCTCCGGCCACATGGCCCTTCAGGCCCAGCCTGCGGATCAGGTCGTGTCTGGCGTTGTAGAGCAGGGTGCTGAGGCCGTATCCCCGGTAATCGGGATGCACCGCGATGTCTGCTCCATACAGCCACTCCCCTGCTGGATTGTGGTTGGTGAGGTAATTGCTGTCCACGGCGTCCATGTAACGGTGCTGGAAGTGGTCAAAGTCGATGTCCATGCGCAGATCGCTGCTGGACCCCGCCACCAGACCTGTTTCCAGATCCAGCACAGCATGTTGCCCTTCTGGGAAAACGTTCTGATGGGAGAGGTAATGCTCTTCTCGCATCAGTTCATCTTCGGCCAGATCCGGGAAGCAGGCCCGCTGGATTTCAGCGAGCCTTGCTGCCATCTCCGGGGTGGACTGCACCACCTGAAAACGTTCAGGCACGGACCACCCCCAGGTCCTGGTCCACCTGCTGCACCACTTCCGAAACGATTTGCAGGGCTTCACGAAGCTGGTCTTCGGGGATGTCCAGCTGGGGCAGGAAGCGAATGCAGTTGGTGTACAGACCCGCACGGATCACGATGACCCCTTTTTGCAGGCTGCGCTTGACCACCTCCACCACGAAATCCGACCAGGGTTCCAGGGTGTCCTGGTCTTTCACGAACTCCACGGCCATCATGGCCCCGACACCGCGCACCTCTCCCAGGGCTTTGACTTTGCCCTTGAGGGGTTCAAAGATTTCGCGCACCACGGCTTCCACCCGCGCGGCCTGGGACAGCACTTCGGGGGTGTTGATGTGACGGATGGCCGCAAGGGCAGCAGCGCAGGCCACTGGATTTCCACCGTAAGTGCTGCCCACGCCACCAATGTGCGGTGCGTCCAGAATCTCTGCCCGTCCGGTCACTGCACTGATGGGCATGCCGCCCCCCAGGCTCTTGGCACTGATCACCAGATCAGGAACCACACCAGAATGCTCAATGGCGTAAAGCTTCCCGGTGCGGCCCGAACCCGACTGGATTTCATCTGCGATCATCACGGCCCCTTCACGGGTGCAGATCTCACGGATTTTGCGCAGGAAAGCGTCCGGCATCGGGATGAAGCCCCCCTCTCCCAGCACCGGTTCAATCACGATGGCCGCCAGGGCCGTCCCATCCACATGGGAAATCAGGGCGTGTTCCAGGTTGTCACAGCACCACTGCAGGTACGCCTCCTGGGTCATGCCTTTGGGCGTGCGGTACAGGTTGGGCACGGGCACCCGGTAGATCTCTGAAGCAAACGGGCCAAAACCCTTCTTGAACAGGGCATACTTGCTGGTCATGCTCATGGTCAGGTTGGTGCGCCCGTGGTACGCCCCCTCAAACACAATCACCCCCTGCCTGCCCGTGAACCTGCGGGCAAATTTCACGGCGTTCTCCACGGCTTCAGAGCCACCGTTGGCCAGCAGGGTTTTCTTTTTGAAATCTCCGGGCGTGATCCGGTTCAACTCCTCGCAGAGTTCCAGATAAGGTTCATAGGTCGCCACAATGGAGCACATGTGAATCAGATTCTCGGCCTGCTCCTGAATGGCTTTGACCACAAAATCTGGTGAATGGCCCACCCCGAGGGTGCCAATCCCCCCGGCAAGGTCGATGTAGGTGTTGCCATCCACATCTTCCACCAGCGAACCTTTCGCACGTTTGATGGAAATGGGCATGGCCTGACCAAGTGCGCCTGAAACGTTCTCCACACGGCGCTTCATGGATTCGGTGCTTTTGGGACCCGGGATGGGGGTGTTCAGTTGGATGTGGGGCATGGTTTCTCCTCAAGAGCCGAGGGCCGAGGGCCGAGGGCCGAGAGCAACAACACAGCTCTCTCCCAGGACCTACGGATTCATAAGTTGCAAAAGCGAAAGCTTCCATGCCCTCGGCCCTCGGCTCTGGGCCCTCGGCACTGACGCTTTCCTTCAGTGACCTTCAACGCATCCTGGAGGCGGAATGCAAGCCGTAAGCGGCGTCATCACCGCGACTTCACTTCGGTCCAGACCTCGTCATAGAGCCTGT
This window of the Deinococcus roseus genome carries:
- a CDS encoding ATP-binding protein, whose product is MKRTRKQTQLFCCLGQPRMVVGQQSQALPNERSLWLLTYLAAQEDWVMREELAHVLWPDAEGSVARTRLRQLILRIKDQGLAPQMEVENHRLRWTEGSDLHLFRLAYSRRNWQEAHQIHHGLLLMGCATEASDEFTAWLDLERFKLQSQWRTAAHQHALKLQQQDPQKAEEVLKDILEQDGLAEDVLCDYLRVACRNDHQDAAAERYLKFVRDLEQQLQMQPRTETQQLFARLRAEKFPAVFPVVASGEHPGERAVPSMQQTSSLLGRQQELQVILKQLADPGIQILTLTGVGGAGKTRLALEVARQTQMQGCFLSLVGHPADQPILQKLAQELGLSASPMPLLEDQLRQTLGHQSRLLILDNVEQILPQAREFVRWLHDLPAVKVLLTSRICLGVMGEHVHALGGLQAAETLDALSPALSPALQLLLEASNRVQRPTDWTAEDWEAAGQICQRVEGLPLGLELAGAWRRLLGWTEIRDELDKSLDFLTGALPGLPERHSGMRIVFEHSWRLLPENLQHALSKLMVFRGSFERVSALQITGISNRDLLSLVDHSLVRRVRGSDQRFEVHELIREYVAEKQQAFPEVVQQIRESHARYFAAYVHQHDPYAFGANQQLVLQKLTQEQDNLHIACQHLFDLQDIKTLLPLFTPLCLLWVTRNMTLQAFEWLSKVRKLPGVQRQPEHYAELLLNQGNLARFLGQFAEAEQHYLDSLQYAEQHEVFHTACAARNSLGAMYLIQGRIPEAQNFFQNNLAVMSRMPAACKHQQSFSHLGMGHVFRIAGDFEQAGQCFQHSLHLIQQQGTHHFIAYVFEGLSILATDLGKHEEAYLWMSRCIEAKNRLDNTFEMAVSHYDLACIARSQGHLEKATRHFVQSFKLAVNWNQLQSVPATLEHLAELTAHFQQTRMALQLWGAAQTLSRKIQLPFSRPIPQRSIPLYQQSRAAVGEFEAHRLETEGSCLSLHQWVALLEGWVLEDHAGAGFEEGITSLKESKSGLVLSDRVFL
- a CDS encoding 3-deoxy-7-phosphoheptulonate synthase produces the protein MHKLENLHVTEVRPLITPKELKAELPRTDKADRTVFESRQIIEDILTKKDPRLLVITGPCSIHDIDQAVEYATRLKALKEKLEDKLFLVMRVYVDKPRTTVGWRGFIHDPEMHYQSDFNLGLRKTREVMLKINELGVPVATELLDPFVPQYIADLLVWGAIGARTTESQTHRTMASGVSIPVGFKNSTDGNVKVAVDAIIAAQNRHTFLGINENGQAAMIGTEGNPYGHVILRGGRNGPNYSAQHVQEAAREVREAGLNPAIIVDCSHANSNKDYRKQSIAWGEVVEQRLAGDRDLVGVMLESHLNEGAQKIPEDLSQLKYGVSVTDACVSWETTEELLQQAHQALSAPVAAH
- a CDS encoding PadR family transcriptional regulator — encoded protein: MTGMNMDEVPSPKLELEMRRGVLVLAVLSQLRQPQYGYSLRQALAQQNLPIEEGTLYPLLRRLESQGHLQSEWRTDDGQPRRYYQLNAQGEALLRQLTASWNALNASLTGLLKEEST
- the map gene encoding type I methionyl aminopeptidase gives rise to the protein MSRITLKNHADIEALRRAGGLVAETFRYLEPFVRPGASLLELDRLAEEFIRSKGAIPAYIGYRGFPNTICVAVNEGICHGIPSPYRLREGDIVGVDIGVQWDGYYGDACYTYTVGHVSPLARKLVDTTRECLEAAIKTVKPGSYIKDIGYAIQQMAESRGFSVVREYIGHGIGKKLHEQPDIPHWVPNSRSLNSTYNTRLKEGMVFTIEPMINAGHYATKLLSDEWTVVTADGSLSAQFEHTIAVTSKGADILTL
- a CDS encoding phospholipase A2, whose amino-acid sequence is MNLKMILPAALLTLTLAACSSTQVPTSTAPASSISAEDQALLQELEANQPEVARTFREALQQSQEAQVQTQGEIQAQSVTSVMESIALGSNSNYNSKYSSRGSYPSYDWNRDGCSAPSWVSAIFGNANSRFRPACNQHDFGYRNYKKFHMANEWNRLKIDSKFYSNMLSICSSNYSWYNPLRYACNKSAETYYNAVRVAGWSHYY